A part of Paenibacillus donghaensis genomic DNA contains:
- the purQ gene encoding phosphoribosylformylglycinamidine synthase subunit PurQ yields the protein MKFAVLVFPGSNCDIDCYKAVEDTLGEPVDYVWHTATDLSAYDCILVPGGFSYGDYLRCGAISQFAPVMAEVAKAAEQGKFVLGICNGFQILTEAGLLPGALLRNNSMKFRCHDTVLKVVNNETPFTIDYAKDEEIIIPIAHGEGNYYCDEATLAELQANNQIVFTYSDNPNGSVADIAGVSNVQGNVVGMMPHPERAANALLGSEDGKRMFTSILKTWRERYDAASIR from the coding sequence ATGAAATTTGCGGTACTTGTTTTTCCGGGCTCCAATTGTGATATTGACTGCTACAAGGCGGTAGAGGACACGCTCGGCGAACCTGTCGATTATGTGTGGCATACGGCGACCGATCTGTCGGCCTATGATTGTATTCTGGTACCAGGTGGCTTCTCCTATGGCGACTATCTGCGCTGCGGCGCGATTTCGCAGTTTGCTCCCGTCATGGCTGAAGTGGCCAAAGCGGCGGAGCAGGGCAAATTCGTGCTCGGTATCTGCAACGGCTTCCAGATTCTGACCGAAGCGGGCCTGCTGCCGGGTGCGCTGCTGCGCAACAATTCGATGAAGTTCCGCTGTCATGACACGGTGCTTAAGGTCGTTAATAATGAAACCCCGTTTACTATTGACTACGCTAAGGATGAAGAGATTATCATCCCGATCGCCCATGGCGAAGGCAACTATTACTGTGATGAGGCTACACTGGCTGAACTGCAGGCCAATAACCAGATTGTGTTCACTTACAGCGACAACCCGAACGGGTCTGTAGCCGATATTGCCGGTGTCAGCAATGTACAGGGCAATGTGGTGGGCATGATGCCGCATCCGGAGCGTGCGGCAAATGCGCTGCTCGGCTCGGAGGATGGCAAAAGAATGTTTACATCGATACTGAAGACCTGGAGGGAACGTTATGACGCAGCAAGTATCCGTTAA
- the purL gene encoding phosphoribosylformylglycinamidine synthase subunit PurL, producing the protein MTQQVSVKEPTAEQIAEQRIYSQFGVSDSEYELITTFMGRKPNYTEIGVFSVMWSEHCAYKNSKPLLRRFPVTGERVLMGPGEGAGIVDIGDNQAVVFKIESHNHPSAVEPFQGAATGVGGIIRDIFSMGARPVALLNSLRFGKLESDRVKYLFEHVVSGIAGYGNCIGIPTVGGEIMFDDSYDGNPLVNAMCVGLIDHDKIQRGVAQGVGNPVFYVGPPTGRDGIHGATFASVELTEESEAKRTAVQVGDPFMEKLVMESCLELIDSGIVIGIQDMGAAGLTCSSAEMASKAGNGLELYLDQVPQREDGMTPYEMMLSESQERMLFVVEPKDEAQAQEIFDRWGVICCKVGKVTDDGRLKLYHHGEVVGDMPVTALVDECPVYDKPSAVPAYYEASAAIDTLRYEEVADLGGALRKILSSPTVASKAWVYNQYDYMVRTSTAVRPGSDAAVITIPGTRKGLAMTTDCNGRYVYLDPEVGGRIAVSEAARNIVCSGAQPLAITDNLNFGNPEKPEIFWQMERAVDGMAEACRVLDTPVIGGNVSLYNENASGAIYPTPVVGMVGLVEDTDHITTQAFKQEGDAILLLGVTKAELGGSELQYAVHGVTEGRPPALDLATEKKLLEAVLGAIRGGLVRSAHDLSEGGLAAALAESCISGGIGANVDLSAGGLRHDVALFSESQSRIVLTAAPERAEELKAAIAAGGVPVEIIGAVGGDRLRVNLDGTAVLDEPVAELKFIWEDAIPCLMK; encoded by the coding sequence ATGACGCAGCAAGTATCCGTTAAAGAACCGACCGCAGAACAAATTGCGGAGCAGAGAATCTACAGCCAATTCGGCGTGTCGGACAGCGAATATGAGCTGATTACCACCTTCATGGGCCGCAAGCCGAACTACACGGAGATTGGTGTATTCAGTGTTATGTGGTCCGAGCATTGCGCCTATAAGAATTCGAAGCCGCTGCTGCGCCGTTTCCCGGTAACCGGAGAGCGCGTGCTGATGGGACCGGGCGAAGGCGCGGGTATTGTCGATATCGGTGACAACCAGGCGGTTGTGTTCAAAATCGAAAGCCATAACCACCCTTCGGCGGTAGAGCCTTTCCAGGGCGCAGCAACAGGGGTAGGCGGAATTATCCGCGATATCTTCTCCATGGGCGCACGGCCGGTGGCCCTGCTGAATTCCCTGCGTTTCGGCAAGCTTGAGAGCGACCGGGTGAAATATTTGTTCGAGCATGTCGTGTCGGGGATCGCGGGTTATGGCAACTGTATCGGGATTCCGACCGTTGGCGGCGAGATTATGTTCGATGACAGCTACGACGGCAATCCGCTCGTCAATGCGATGTGTGTCGGACTGATCGATCATGACAAAATCCAGCGCGGTGTCGCCCAAGGCGTCGGCAATCCGGTCTTCTACGTTGGTCCTCCTACCGGACGCGATGGCATTCATGGCGCGACCTTCGCATCCGTTGAACTGACCGAGGAATCGGAAGCCAAACGGACGGCTGTTCAGGTTGGCGATCCGTTTATGGAGAAGCTGGTGATGGAATCCTGCCTGGAGCTGATCGACAGCGGCATCGTTATCGGCATTCAGGACATGGGCGCAGCAGGCCTGACCTGCTCCAGCGCCGAGATGGCCAGCAAAGCGGGCAACGGGCTGGAGCTGTACCTGGATCAGGTGCCGCAGCGTGAGGACGGCATGACGCCCTATGAGATGATGCTCTCCGAATCCCAAGAGCGGATGCTGTTTGTGGTCGAGCCGAAGGATGAGGCGCAGGCCCAGGAGATTTTTGACCGCTGGGGCGTGATCTGCTGCAAAGTGGGCAAGGTGACGGATGACGGACGCTTGAAGCTGTATCATCACGGTGAAGTTGTCGGTGACATGCCGGTCACAGCGCTGGTGGATGAGTGCCCGGTATACGACAAGCCGTCGGCGGTGCCCGCTTATTATGAAGCGAGTGCAGCGATAGATACATTGCGTTATGAAGAGGTTGCCGATCTTGGCGGCGCGCTGCGCAAGATCCTCTCTTCGCCAACGGTGGCGAGCAAAGCCTGGGTATACAACCAATACGATTACATGGTTCGCACCAGCACGGCGGTTCGTCCAGGCTCGGATGCGGCAGTAATCACGATTCCGGGTACTCGCAAAGGGCTGGCTATGACTACGGACTGCAACGGCCGTTATGTCTACCTGGACCCTGAAGTCGGCGGACGGATTGCTGTCAGCGAAGCGGCTCGCAACATTGTCTGCTCCGGCGCACAGCCGCTGGCGATCACGGATAACCTGAACTTCGGGAATCCGGAGAAGCCGGAGATCTTCTGGCAGATGGAACGTGCGGTAGACGGGATGGCGGAAGCTTGCCGTGTGCTGGATACGCCGGTTATCGGCGGAAACGTCAGCTTGTATAACGAGAATGCCTCCGGGGCGATCTATCCAACACCGGTTGTCGGTATGGTAGGCCTTGTGGAGGATACCGATCATATTACGACCCAAGCGTTCAAGCAAGAAGGCGATGCCATTCTGCTGCTTGGCGTAACCAAAGCTGAGCTGGGCGGAAGTGAGCTGCAGTACGCGGTTCATGGAGTAACTGAAGGACGCCCGCCGGCGCTTGATCTGGCTACGGAGAAAAAACTGCTGGAAGCTGTGCTGGGTGCGATCCGTGGCGGATTGGTGCGTTCGGCGCATGACCTGTCCGAAGGCGGACTGGCGGCGGCGCTGGCGGAGAGCTGCATCAGCGGCGGAATCGGCGCGAATGTGGACCTGTCCGCAGGCGGACTGCGTCATGACGTTGCCCTGTTCAGTGAGAGCCAGTCGCGTATTGTACTGACTGCTGCCCCTGAACGGGCGGAGGAACTGAAGGCTGCAATTGCGGCCGGCGGAGTGCCGGTTGAAATCATCGGAGCCGTAGGCGGAGACAGACTGCGGGTGAACCTGGACGGCACAGCTGTGCTGGACGAGCCTGTGGCTGAATTGAAATTCATTTGGGAGGATGCCATTCCATGTCTTATGAAATAA
- the purF gene encoding amidophosphoribosyltransferase codes for MSYEIKTGKEQADPILWTGDFYNEGTGSGDIFDTLKEECGVFGVYGHPEAASMSYYGLHALQHRGEESAGICVADGRDFNYHRGMGLVKEVFDKDKIASLVGDMSIGHVRYSTSGDSRLTNAQPLVFKYRDGDLAIATNGNIVNEPLIRKELERSGSIFQTTSDTEVLAHLIARSQKDFVEATKDALSQLVGGFAFLLMTNDKLLVASDAHGLRPLVMGRLGDAYVFASESCALEVIGAKLVRDIEPGEVLVLDKDGLREDRFTEPKRKALCAMEYIYFARPDSDLNGSNLHSARKRMGSRMALEAFVDADIVTGVPDSSISAAIGYAEQTGIPYELGLIKNKYTGRTFIQPSQELREQGVKMKLSAVRRVVEGQRVVMIDDSIVRGTTSRRIVNLLREAGAAEVHVRITSPPFKNPCFYGIDTPDRRELIASRQSIEEMCQEINADSLAFLSPEGLITSIGGYNSGDYKGGLCLSCFDNDYPTQVDFGGEEKDGCSC; via the coding sequence ATGTCTTATGAAATAAAGACCGGGAAAGAGCAGGCGGACCCTATCCTGTGGACCGGCGACTTTTACAACGAAGGAACGGGCTCGGGAGATATTTTTGACACATTAAAAGAGGAATGCGGCGTATTTGGAGTCTACGGACATCCGGAGGCCGCTTCTATGTCCTATTACGGGCTGCATGCCCTTCAGCACCGCGGCGAGGAAAGTGCCGGCATCTGTGTGGCGGATGGACGTGATTTCAACTACCACCGCGGCATGGGGCTGGTAAAGGAAGTGTTCGACAAGGATAAAATCGCTTCGCTGGTCGGCGACATGTCGATCGGGCATGTGCGCTATTCGACCAGCGGTGATAGCCGGCTGACCAATGCACAGCCACTGGTCTTCAAGTATCGCGATGGCGATCTGGCGATTGCCACCAACGGCAATATCGTTAACGAGCCGCTGATCCGCAAAGAGCTGGAGCGCAGCGGCTCAATCTTCCAGACCACCAGTGATACCGAGGTGCTGGCGCATCTGATTGCACGGTCGCAGAAGGATTTCGTTGAAGCGACCAAGGATGCGCTCAGCCAGCTGGTCGGCGGCTTCGCCTTCCTGCTGATGACCAACGACAAGCTGCTGGTTGCTTCGGACGCGCACGGCCTGCGTCCGCTTGTTATGGGTCGGCTGGGCGATGCATATGTCTTTGCCTCCGAGTCATGCGCGCTGGAAGTGATCGGCGCGAAGCTGGTCCGCGACATTGAGCCGGGCGAAGTGCTTGTGCTGGATAAGGACGGCCTCCGCGAGGATCGCTTCACCGAACCGAAACGCAAGGCGCTTTGCGCCATGGAATATATCTACTTTGCGCGTCCCGACAGCGATCTGAACGGCTCGAACCTGCACTCCGCCCGCAAGCGGATGGGCAGCCGGATGGCATTGGAAGCGTTCGTTGACGCTGATATTGTGACCGGTGTGCCGGACTCCAGCATCTCGGCGGCCATCGGGTACGCCGAGCAGACCGGCATCCCTTACGAGCTTGGGCTGATCAAGAACAAATATACCGGACGCACCTTCATCCAGCCGAGCCAGGAGCTGCGCGAGCAGGGAGTGAAGATGAAGCTTAGCGCCGTGCGCCGTGTCGTCGAAGGCCAGCGTGTCGTCATGATCGACGACTCCATTGTGCGCGGCACCACCTCGCGCCGGATCGTCAACCTGCTGCGCGAGGCAGGCGCGGCTGAGGTTCACGTGCGGATTACCTCGCCGCCGTTCAAGAATCCCTGCTTCTACGGCATCGATACGCCGGACCGCCGCGAGTTGATCGCTTCTCGGCAGTCGATTGAAGAGATGTGCCAGGAGATTAACGCCGATTCGCTCGCGTTCTTGTCGCCAGAGGGATTGATTACCTCCATTGGCGGTTATAATAGCGGCGACTACAAGGGCGGGCTGTGCCTGTCCTGCTTCGACAATGATTACCCGACGCAGGTGGATTTTGGCGGGGAAGAGAAGGACGGCTGCTCCTGCTAA
- the purM gene encoding phosphoribosylformylglycinamidine cyclo-ligase has protein sequence MSEAYKNAGVDIAAGNEAVERMKKHVKRTYRPEVMTELGGFGGLFGLNKDKYEEPVLVSGTDGVGTKLKIAFAADRHDTIGIDAVAMCVNDIVVQGAEPLFFLDYLACDKVIPEKIEAIVAGIAEGCHQAGCALIGGETAEMPGMYAEGEYDIAGFTVGVADKAKLVTGVDIASGDTVIGLASSGIHSNGYSLVRKLLLEDGGYELNEVVPELGAPLADVLLAPTRIYVKPLLALLEQLTVKGMAHITGGGFIENIPRVLPQNVDVEVNYGSWPIQPIFGLMQSKGNISNRDMFTTFNMGIGMIVVVAAEDGERALELLKSSGEEAYLIGTVKEGEHKVTFTGAEV, from the coding sequence GTGTCGGAAGCTTATAAGAATGCCGGAGTCGATATTGCGGCTGGCAACGAAGCGGTAGAACGCATGAAGAAACACGTGAAACGCACGTACCGTCCCGAGGTCATGACCGAACTGGGCGGATTCGGCGGCTTGTTTGGCCTGAATAAGGACAAATATGAGGAGCCTGTGCTGGTCTCGGGAACCGACGGTGTGGGCACGAAGCTCAAAATCGCGTTCGCGGCAGACCGCCACGACACCATTGGCATCGACGCGGTAGCCATGTGTGTGAACGATATTGTCGTGCAGGGCGCAGAACCGTTGTTTTTCCTCGATTATCTGGCCTGTGACAAAGTGATTCCGGAGAAAATCGAAGCGATTGTGGCCGGGATTGCCGAAGGTTGCCACCAGGCGGGCTGCGCGCTGATCGGCGGCGAAACAGCGGAAATGCCGGGCATGTACGCGGAAGGTGAATATGACATCGCCGGATTTACCGTAGGCGTAGCCGATAAGGCCAAGCTGGTAACAGGCGTGGATATCGCTTCTGGAGATACGGTGATTGGTCTGGCATCCAGCGGCATTCACAGCAACGGCTATTCGCTAGTGCGCAAGCTGCTGCTGGAGGACGGGGGATACGAGCTGAATGAGGTGGTGCCGGAGTTGGGCGCACCGCTGGCAGATGTACTGCTGGCTCCGACCCGGATCTACGTGAAGCCGCTGCTGGCGCTGCTGGAGCAGCTTACAGTCAAAGGCATGGCGCATATTACCGGCGGAGGCTTCATCGAGAATATTCCCCGGGTGCTGCCGCAGAACGTGGATGTAGAGGTGAATTACGGCTCATGGCCGATCCAGCCGATCTTCGGCTTGATGCAGAGCAAAGGCAATATCAGCAACCGCGACATGTTCACAACCTTTAATATGGGCATCGGGATGATTGTTGTGGTAGCGGCAGAGGACGGAGAACGCGCACTGGAGCTGCTGAAATCGAGCGGTGAGGAAGCTTATCTGATCGGTACTGTAAAAGAAGGCGAGCACAAGGTTACCTTTACAGGAGCTGAAGTGTGA
- the purN gene encoding phosphoribosylglycinamide formyltransferase, with protein sequence MEWSRIAVFASGQGSNFAALAAAQRGGRLGSGRIELLVSDKPEAPVAQRAEEAGVPSLLLRPKDFASRELYEAEIVAELQRREIGLIVLAGYMRLITPTLLVPYAGRIINIHPSLLPAFAGKDAIGQALDYGVKLTGVTVHFVDGGMDTGPVIAQRGVQVEEQDTVESLAERIHQVEYELYPQVVAEMAAGRVGLTGRKTVIRK encoded by the coding sequence ATGGAGTGGAGCCGGATCGCTGTGTTCGCCTCCGGGCAAGGCAGTAATTTCGCCGCGCTGGCTGCGGCGCAGCGGGGCGGCAGACTCGGGTCAGGACGCATCGAGCTGCTGGTCTCGGACAAGCCGGAAGCGCCGGTGGCGCAGCGCGCGGAGGAAGCGGGCGTGCCTTCACTCCTGCTGCGGCCGAAGGATTTCGCCAGCCGTGAACTGTATGAAGCTGAGATTGTAGCCGAGCTGCAGCGCCGGGAGATCGGACTAATTGTACTGGCTGGCTACATGCGGCTGATTACGCCGACTTTGCTTGTTCCATACGCGGGACGGATCATCAACATTCATCCTTCGCTGCTGCCTGCTTTTGCCGGCAAGGATGCGATTGGCCAGGCGCTGGATTACGGCGTGAAGCTGACGGGCGTTACGGTGCATTTTGTCGACGGAGGCATGGATACCGGACCGGTCATCGCCCAGCGCGGTGTGCAGGTAGAGGAGCAGGATACTGTAGAATCGCTGGCAGAACGTATCCATCAGGTGGAATATGAGCTGTACCCGCAGGTGGTAGCTGAAATGGCGGCCGGGCGGGTGGGGCTGACGGGCAGAAAGACGGTTATCCGCAAGTAG
- the purH gene encoding bifunctional phosphoribosylaminoimidazolecarboxamide formyltransferase/IMP cyclohydrolase — protein MSIKRALVSVSDKQGIVDFCRELSALGVEIISTGGTSTLLAKEGVPVIGISDVTGFPEIMDGRVKTLHPAVHSGLLAVRDNEEHTRQMTELGLDYIDLVVVNLYPFAETIAKPDVSYEEAIENIDIGGPTMLRSAAKNHAFVSVVVDAADYAVVLEEVRAGGDTTLETRKRLAAKVFRHTAAYDALISDYLSKVTGDPLPERYTVTYEKIQDLRYGENPHQKAAFYRKPLAALDTLTAAEQLHGKELSYNNINDANAALQIVKEFEEPAVVAVKHMNPCGVGVGASVYEAYQKAYNADPTSIFGGIVAANRIIDADTANLLKEIFLEIILAPGFTEEALEILTKKKNIRLLKIRDLSTAAARKSSLIVTSIDGGMVVQESDVHSVNPDELQVVTDRKPTEEELKQLLFAWKVVKHVKSNAIVLAADNMTVGVGAGQMNRVGAAKIAIEQAGDKSQGAALASDAFFPMGDTLELAAKAGITAVIQPGGSVKDEESIKVANEYGIAMVFTGVRHFKH, from the coding sequence GTGAGTATCAAAAGAGCGCTGGTCAGCGTATCGGATAAACAGGGGATCGTGGATTTTTGCCGCGAGTTGTCTGCATTGGGTGTTGAGATTATCTCCACGGGCGGTACAAGCACACTGCTTGCCAAAGAAGGCGTGCCGGTCATCGGCATTTCGGATGTGACAGGGTTCCCGGAAATTATGGACGGACGTGTCAAAACCCTGCATCCGGCGGTTCACAGCGGACTGCTGGCGGTTCGTGACAATGAGGAGCACACGCGTCAGATGACCGAGCTGGGTCTGGATTATATCGATCTGGTCGTTGTGAATCTGTATCCTTTTGCCGAAACGATTGCCAAGCCGGATGTATCCTACGAGGAAGCCATCGAGAACATCGATATCGGCGGACCGACGATGCTGCGCTCGGCAGCGAAGAACCATGCGTTCGTCAGTGTGGTGGTGGATGCGGCAGATTATGCTGTGGTGCTGGAAGAGGTCCGTGCCGGTGGGGATACTACGCTCGAAACACGCAAACGCCTTGCGGCCAAAGTCTTCCGCCATACGGCGGCTTACGATGCTCTGATCTCCGATTATCTGTCCAAGGTTACCGGTGATCCGCTGCCGGAGCGTTATACGGTTACTTACGAGAAAATCCAGGATCTGCGCTATGGTGAGAACCCGCACCAGAAGGCTGCCTTCTACCGCAAGCCGCTGGCTGCGCTGGATACGCTGACCGCTGCCGAGCAGCTGCACGGCAAAGAGCTGTCCTATAACAACATCAACGACGCCAACGCGGCGCTGCAGATCGTCAAGGAATTTGAAGAGCCGGCAGTAGTGGCGGTTAAGCATATGAATCCTTGTGGTGTGGGCGTGGGAGCAAGTGTATATGAAGCTTATCAAAAAGCCTACAATGCCGATCCTACCTCGATCTTCGGCGGTATTGTGGCGGCCAACCGGATCATTGATGCCGATACGGCCAATCTGCTGAAGGAAATCTTCCTGGAGATTATTCTGGCCCCTGGCTTCACAGAAGAAGCGCTGGAGATTCTTACGAAGAAAAAGAACATCCGCCTGCTCAAGATCCGTGATCTCAGCACGGCTGCAGCCCGTAAGAGCAGTCTGATCGTGACCTCGATCGACGGTGGCATGGTGGTGCAGGAAAGCGACGTGCATAGTGTTAATCCGGACGAGCTTCAGGTGGTTACGGACCGCAAGCCTACGGAAGAGGAGCTGAAGCAGCTGCTATTTGCCTGGAAAGTCGTGAAGCATGTGAAGTCCAACGCGATTGTGCTGGCCGCAGACAACATGACAGTGGGGGTAGGCGCAGGCCAAATGAACCGTGTAGGTGCGGCGAAGATTGCCATCGAACAGGCGGGGGACAAGAGCCAGGGAGCGGCGCTCGCTTCGGATGCTTTCTTCCCGATGGGAGATACGTTGGAGCTGGCGGCCAAGGCCGGAATTACTGCTGTGATCCAGCCGGGCGGATCGGTGAAGGACGAGGAATCGATTAAAGTAGCCAATGAATATGGCATTGCCATGGTCTTTACCGGCGTCCGTCATTTCAAACACTAG
- the purD gene encoding phosphoribosylamine--glycine ligase produces MDILVVGGGGREHAIIWSLSQSPKAGTIYCAPGNAGIATLAECVPIGVFEFDRLTAFAKEHHIGLAVIGPDDPLAAGIVDAFEAAGIPVFGPRRNAAEIEGSKTFMKDLLHKYNIPTAAYEKFSEYEAALVFLRSRELPIVIKADGLAAGKGVTVAYSLEEAELALSDIMVGKIFGEAGARVVIEEFLAGQEMSILAFVDGETVRPMAAAQDHKPIFDGDKGPNTGGMGTYSPLPHINEAIIQEAVETIIKPTAQAMVAEGRPFSGVLFAGLMIAPDGKPKTIEFNARFGDPETQVVLPRLKSDLLEIMLAVVEHRLDQLEIEWSEQAAVCVVLASQGYPGPYPKGVPISGLDAGGEGLVFHAGTARGEDGSWITNGGRVLGVVGLGDTITEARSAAYKRADSIAFAGKQSRTDIAMKALV; encoded by the coding sequence ATGGATATTTTAGTAGTGGGCGGCGGCGGCCGGGAGCATGCGATCATCTGGAGTCTGTCCCAGAGCCCCAAGGCGGGCACAATCTACTGTGCCCCCGGCAACGCCGGGATCGCCACGCTGGCAGAATGTGTACCGATTGGAGTATTTGAGTTTGACCGGTTGACCGCCTTCGCCAAGGAGCACCATATCGGCCTTGCTGTAATCGGGCCGGATGATCCGCTTGCAGCGGGCATTGTGGATGCTTTTGAAGCGGCAGGCATTCCTGTCTTCGGCCCGCGCCGCAATGCGGCCGAGATCGAAGGCAGCAAAACCTTCATGAAGGATCTGCTGCACAAATACAACATCCCAACGGCGGCCTATGAGAAATTTAGTGAATATGAAGCCGCGCTTGTCTTTCTGCGCAGCCGGGAGCTGCCGATTGTCATCAAGGCGGACGGGCTGGCCGCAGGCAAGGGAGTAACAGTAGCGTATTCACTGGAAGAAGCGGAATTGGCGCTCAGTGACATTATGGTTGGCAAAATATTCGGCGAAGCGGGAGCGCGGGTGGTGATCGAGGAGTTTCTGGCCGGACAGGAAATGTCGATTCTGGCCTTCGTGGATGGAGAGACGGTGCGACCGATGGCTGCTGCCCAGGATCATAAGCCGATCTTTGACGGCGACAAAGGCCCGAATACCGGCGGCATGGGTACGTACTCTCCTCTGCCGCACATCAACGAAGCGATTATTCAAGAAGCGGTGGAGACCATCATCAAGCCGACTGCCCAAGCGATGGTGGCTGAAGGCCGGCCGTTCAGCGGCGTGCTGTTCGCCGGGCTGATGATCGCTCCGGACGGCAAGCCGAAGACGATTGAATTCAATGCCCGCTTCGGTGACCCGGAGACACAGGTGGTGCTGCCGAGACTGAAGAGCGACCTGCTGGAGATTATGCTGGCGGTAGTTGAGCACCGGCTGGATCAGCTGGAGATTGAGTGGAGCGAGCAAGCGGCAGTCTGTGTGGTGCTGGCTTCACAGGGCTATCCTGGCCCTTATCCGAAGGGAGTTCCGATCAGCGGATTGGATGCCGGCGGAGAAGGACTGGTCTTCCATGCCGGGACAGCACGCGGCGAAGACGGCAGCTGGATCACGAACGGCGGGCGTGTGCTGGGCGTGGTAGGGCTGGGCGATACGATAACCGAAGCGCGCAGCGCTGCGTACAAGCGTGCGGACAGCATCGCTTTTGCCGGGAAGCAGAGCCGGACGGACATCGCCATGAAAGCTCTGGTCTAG
- a CDS encoding SEC-C metal-binding domain-containing protein has protein sequence MIKVGRNDLCPCGSGNKYKKCCLGKETSVADSILRLVTTQEAVARETVAQQPAVTPPARPESKLTLAKLRKTVSKDLKWEHPAHEQLALELIESMRYDYDKELILEAIMLWNGYSCKMKPAVKKTGSFCAAIEYLLSEEYGFLITQVHLAKKYEVTAATISRKVKEIFNYIEEYGMGGEEEELLNLNGAGTPKEQEQTLLHMALEANSSKRRIQLAEAALEIYPDSPDAYLILAEESDNEQEVRAHLQAGIDAGRRELGERYFKQNKGYFWGMQESRPYIRVCKSYADSCWLGGDAEEAAKMLEHILELNEGDNTGARHLLAAAYLYSNKLGKTEQLLRKYGEDAAAAAFAYDRMVLEFKKNGITSQLKMLYRVARNVNKHVPDYLLGVKRLPHNLPDYVGMGDSNEAIEYVIMHSRLWASVPDLLKWMMKQ, from the coding sequence TTGATTAAGGTTGGAAGAAATGACTTGTGCCCATGCGGCAGCGGCAATAAATACAAAAAGTGCTGCCTGGGCAAGGAAACGTCTGTGGCGGATTCTATTCTGCGGCTGGTAACAACGCAGGAGGCGGTAGCGCGTGAGACGGTGGCGCAGCAGCCTGCAGTCACGCCGCCGGCGCGTCCCGAGAGCAAGCTTACGCTCGCCAAGCTTAGAAAGACGGTCTCGAAGGATCTGAAGTGGGAGCATCCAGCCCATGAACAGCTGGCCCTGGAGCTTATAGAGAGTATGCGGTATGACTATGACAAGGAACTGATTCTGGAAGCGATTATGCTGTGGAACGGTTACTCCTGCAAGATGAAACCGGCTGTGAAGAAGACGGGTTCATTCTGTGCCGCTATCGAATACCTGCTGTCCGAGGAATACGGCTTCCTGATTACCCAGGTACATCTCGCCAAGAAATACGAGGTTACAGCCGCTACCATCTCACGCAAGGTCAAAGAGATCTTTAATTATATTGAAGAGTATGGCATGGGCGGCGAAGAAGAGGAGCTGCTGAACCTAAACGGTGCAGGTACACCGAAGGAGCAGGAGCAGACACTGCTGCATATGGCGCTGGAAGCCAACTCCTCGAAACGGCGGATTCAGCTTGCTGAGGCAGCGCTGGAGATCTATCCTGACAGCCCCGACGCCTATCTGATTCTGGCGGAAGAGTCTGACAACGAGCAGGAAGTGCGAGCTCATCTGCAGGCGGGTATAGATGCTGGGAGACGTGAACTGGGCGAGCGGTATTTCAAGCAGAACAAAGGTTATTTCTGGGGAATGCAAGAGAGTCGTCCGTATATCCGGGTGTGCAAGAGTTATGCCGACTCCTGCTGGCTTGGCGGCGATGCGGAAGAAGCAGCGAAGATGCTGGAGCATATTCTGGAGCTGAATGAAGGCGATAATACCGGGGCACGGCATCTTCTGGCGGCAGCGTATCTCTACAGCAACAAGCTCGGGAAGACGGAGCAGTTGCTGCGGAAATATGGCGAGGACGCCGCCGCCGCCGCTTTTGCCTATGACCGGATGGTGCTGGAATTCAAGAAGAACGGGATTACCTCCCAGCTCAAAATGCTCTACCGGGTAGCACGCAATGTGAATAAGCATGTGCCGGACTACCTGCTGGGTGTAAAGCGGCTGCCGCATAATCTGCCGGATTATGTAGGAATGGGCGACTCGAACGAAGCGATTGAATACGTCATTATGCATTCCCGCCTGTGGGCGAGTGTGCCGGATCTGCTCAAATGGATGATGAAGCAATAG